Proteins encoded together in one Phyllostomus discolor isolate MPI-MPIP mPhyDis1 chromosome 6, mPhyDis1.pri.v3, whole genome shotgun sequence window:
- the LOC114499091 gene encoding proteoglycan 3-like, giving the protein MKHPLLLPLLLLGTVAACHLENHAPHLDSQDTHADLSQDLEGSGNQEGQMALTEKEIQSEEEQVEASGYENDFDDDEDMESDPSDLDNDVECPRTEDTVEIVGSPGCKTCRYILVRNLRRFRVARRTCKKCFGGNLASIHNRRTNTRLQRLTSGINQGQVWIGGVVRGWLFWRRYLWIDGSCWNYTNWAAGQPTWGLGHCIALSTRGGQWQRAFCCRRLPFICSA; this is encoded by the exons ATGAAAcaccccctgctcctgccccttctcctgctGGGGACTGTTGCTGCTTGTCATCTGG AGAATCATGCTCCCCACCTGGACAGCCAAGACACACATGCAGACCTGAGCCAGGATCTGGAAGGTTCAGGGAATCAGGAGGGACAGATGGCCCTAACTGAAAAGGAGATTCAGTCAGAAGAAGAGCAGGTGGAGGCTTCTGGCTATGAAAATGACTTTGATGATGATGAGGACATGGAGTCGGATCCAAGTGACCTAGACAACGATGTGGAGTGCCCCAGGACAGAGGACACAGTTGAAATAGTGGGCAGTCCTGGGTGCAAGACCTGCCGCTACATCTTGGTGCGGAATCTCCGAAGGTTTCGTGTAGCTCGG AGAACCTGCAAGAAGTGCTTTGGAGGCAATCTCGCCTCCATTCACAATCGCAGAACCAACACTCGTCTCCAGCGCTTGACCAGTGGAATCAACCAAGGCCAGGTCTGGATTGGAGGTGTCGTCAGGGGCTGG TTGTTTTGGAGGAGATATCTCTGGATTGATGGAAGCTGCTGGAATTATACAAACTGGGCTGCAGGACAGCCTACCTGGGGGCTTGGCCACTGCATAGCTCTAAGCACCAGAG GGGGTCAGTGGCAACGAGCATTTTGCTGCAGGCGTCTGCCCTTCATCTGCTCTGCCTAA